DNA from Apostichopus japonicus isolate 1M-3 chromosome 15, ASM3797524v1, whole genome shotgun sequence:
ACGACCGGCTCAGTGATGAAACCTGCGGCGCTGCAGGAGCATTTTCAGAGCCACAAACAATACAGGCAGCTTTCGGCACCTTTAGTGTCGCAtggggggaaaggggggggggccagcTAGTATGAGTATGGAAGGAAAGGGCAACTGCCCAACATTTCCAAACTCTTgataataaatatttgaatcattaaGTTTTATCATTCATCTCTGCACCGTAACTGACTGCCCttctccatccatccatcacaGCGAATATtaattgtatacatacatttgaGTAGCAAACCATAGCATTGAGGGACTGGTATATAGACTTGCCAACTTTTATGCAATTGGTGACGTGTCCGTATGCCAGCGAACAAAATGATGACCCTGAAATCAACACTTGAAGCTTTTGTCTGTTTCGTAACCACAAGAACAATGACGAAGGCCAGGCGCCATTTGCGAATCATTTATTTTGACTTCTATTTTAACACTGACGGTGGCATACTCCTGTTAGAGTCAATCTGCCCGGATGTTCTCGTTCAGGGATTGTCCataaaagcagcaggagaacatcttttttaatatattatcaattaggatctggTATTTtatggcttgcatgttgaagagcacgAATGAGTACATGAGGTGCAAAAATTTTGTCAATTGATTTTGTTTAAGATATTTTTActatactgagtgaagaggtttgtttacaagtgacgtaaacttcaggctctgatagcaaaaaaatcgatatggtcatggtacggaaaaattgatggtgccatgaatggccaacttttcagctatccagtgatgggtagcgtttagctagtgagaactatCTAAAATTAGAAGCCACATTACTtctgtgatttagtgtgtaagtcaatgtggCTATTAATGGGTGTATGTTACCTGAAGAATTACATGTGAAGAAACGCTAGTTTAAATTGCTCCACTAATTCACACGAAAACGATATTGAGGGAGGGtgaggggcgggggagggggaggggagggggagggagaggtaggttgagggggaagggggtcttTAAATGCATCATGCAACAAAAATTGATAGGCTGTTGGGAACTTTGACTTACCAACTTCCACCCAACACCTCCCGCCGTAAATACGTTGTTTTATATAGATCTCCATTTACTAAGATTCTGACTGTCCACTACATGCATGCCTTGTTtttacagggggggggggggagagtatTGTCCTAAGGATGATAGAGGTAACCATACAGTGAATGGAGGAACGAAGTTCGCAATAAAACACATACAGCAGATTCTATACCGTCGTCCGCCCCTCCTTTTAATGTAATGGTTGTATAGTGTGCACATACAAGGGGTACACGGCTAAGGAAACATCCATCTCAAAATACAATTGATGGGTTCCTTCGTCACACTTCTTCCAGGATTCTGCCGCCAGTAGCAACAGAACGGCAATTATGGTTATTAatatcatctatatatatatatatatatatatatatataccggaatatttaaaatgttctttaagAGGCCGGAGGTGGAGGGGATCGGTGCTCTGGGTACAACAATAGGATCCCATTCCCAAGGTCACATCTTTGTATCTTTTGTATTTCTGAGctaactttctttctttctcaccATGCAGATATGAACATGGCTAAAATTCTGCGGAAGAAACGTAAAAGTATCTCAGTGGATATGAATGATGATCTTCCGTACTTCCAAGTCTTATTCATGGGTCGAATTGAAACCGAGGCTAAGTTGGACCGGGATTGTACCAGGGTTATTGTACAACACTTAGTCGAAAAAACACGCAACGAACCACTTAAACCGGTCCGGATCACGATAACAACTCGGGGTCTTTGGGTGCAAGAAGGGCCTAAGTTTAACCCGCCTCGAAGAGAGACCTTTGTACCTATTCATAACATCAGCTATGGATCAGCTGATAAGAAATACACAAAAGTGTTCACATTTGTCACAAACTTTGAAGATCCAATGGAAACGAAATGCAAAGACAGGGATTTTGTGCCATTTTACTGCTACGTGTTCCGTTGCGAGACTCAGGCCACTACTAGAGCAATGGTCGTATACTTACTTAGGGCTTTCAAACAAGCTTACCTGTTATGGCAGaaagatgttaaaaaacaagAAGTTAAGAGACGGCTTGCTGAGGGTCCAAGGGTGTCAGGTGATGGAGACAGGAGAGAATCTGATTCAAACACGGAATCAGTTGGAAGTAGTATAGATAACCAGCATACAGTACATTCGGCTCTATCTACAGACGACGAGTTCGAATCAATGGGAAAGGAAAATACGAAATTAGAAAAATTGTCACATTATTTGGAAAGGTGGGTGCATCAGCAGAAACCCATAGTTCAGAAGACAGTGTCTACAGACACCGAAGGTCTTTATGAGCTCTCAAAACAAGAACGTGATGCAAGTTTCCGTGTAAGGGCTGATAGGTTTTCCCGACCAGACATATTAAATTGTGACGTAGATATCTATAATGAGATGAGTGACCCGGATGTTCAAAATGTACTTCAGGGAgttatgaaaatgaatattGCATCGTAGCTAGGGTAGGTCGACTCGTttataatatatgaatatcgCACTTTAGAGCTGGCCAGTTGTCTCGTTAAAAATGTGAATATCACACCTTAGAACTGGTTAGTAGACTTGCTGCGAATGTAAATAGCACACTTTAGAGCTAGTCAGTCGACTTGTTAAAATGTAAATAGCACACTTAGAGCTGGTCAGTCGACTCGTTAGTTAATAGCACACTTTAGAGCTAATCAGTCGATTCCTTAAAGATTTGAATATCACACTTTATAGCTAGTCGGTCTACTTGTTATGAAAAATGAAGTGACCCACCTTATTATTACAATTAGGTATCgctttaataaaatatttgtcGTAAAGGAAAGGAAGCATTAACTTCGCATATATCTTTCACAAAGAAGAATATTTCCTATGGGTATTTGCGAGTTAAGATGTAGATAATTGGGAGAGACCTAGTCTGACACCTCAGTGCTGGTCAGTCGACGCATTATATaaagttcattcatacttagtaaagattcctaaatcctattggtccattcaggtcagctgaccgtggtgaatcctgtgagtaacgcacggtaaaattacggggcatcactttaataaatctttggttatatgtaaccaaaaatgttttgtgttatgatttttcccccacacaaatggtagtgtatgaatgaacggggttaatcaacggtctagagtgcgttactcacatgataaatgcactccgggtgttaatgctatcgctggatgcactcgggctcgccctcgtgcatcgcttgcattatcccccgatcgtgcattaatcctgtgagaaACGCACCCTAGACCGTTGATCAACCCCTTATTTACACACGTCGGATTCAATGAATGTCTCTGTTCGGTGGGACTATATGACCATTAATATAACACTAGGTTCAGAGCTCATCGGTACACTCATCAATAATTTTAGGTTTTATGGACTGAATTTAACGAGAATTCCTCTTATTTAATGAAGATTATTGGTCTCATAAGGAATCAAAGCAGTTTAACTACTTTGGCATAAGTTGACAGAAACATCATCCCGAGGGTACTATGTATTGGTAACACTCCCAAACAATCACGTAATAAAAGAACTCGACTAAATTGGAGATCttagttattgcaatttgaaaacGTAAAGAGATTTGTCAGAATGATAAACTCTATTgtgtttttcattaaaattgtatGAGTTTAAATGCCGTCTCGAGTATTATACATTGATAATAATATACATTGATAATATTATACATTGCCAAGCGCCTACATGtgaatttatatatacatgtgtataggATTCTTCTGTTTCAACATAAGAGGGGAAGGCCATATCTACGATAAAAGTTGTGATCCACCAAAACAGACGAAATCCAGCTGTAGTCTGGTTCACAGTGGggaatgcataaatgtattgaTAGTACCGTACTAAGCCATTACAAAGCGAACATGCAACACATAATTTTTAACAACTTATAATTTTTCCCAGTCCGTATTGGCTTCAACTGTTGGCGTTCTGAGTACTAACCTATGACATGAACCCAGGTACgtgaacacaaaacacaacaTAAAGCAGGACGTATAATACAATAGGCCGGCTTATTGTCATAAATCAATTCGAACGAGCCCGGTGGCCTGcacaagggggaggggaggggggggtggggggcacgGGGACACGTCCCACCTCCATCATCAGTCggggaaatggttcagtcggggCCTGGCTTATATTCAGTTGGGGAAGAATCAGACCACGTTCTCTTGCCCTAGACGTTAAACGTCGGCGCAATACAAACCTACCTCGTTATTCTCTGAACACTCATCGAAAAGAGAGGGCTAGCCACAAACCGGCCTCTATCAAGACATTTGATTTAAATACTGTCAAAGTCAAGTCGCAAGTCatttaattttattgtaatttaagTCACAAATCCAAAGTTAAAAACAGTCATACTACTATATAAACAACACGACAGTCAACGGCTACACTGAGATTGAATAAGGCACTGTTCTTGAAGTGATACAGATCATGTTGGATGACAAGAATCAGTCAGCGCCAGCTGCAACGCTATCAGCCGAGTTAATGTTAGAATAGTCTCTGAGCGTTAATAATAACAAAGGTACTGAGATATACTATATAATAACTATATTCTTGACTGACTATAGCAGTGTACTCTCTGACAATCTTGTAACATTAGGgcagggagagagagagagacaagaTGGATCACCTGACCTAAATTTATACACCACCATGTACATCGATTTATCAACGTACAAAGAATACCTATAACTCAGCATATCACATGCTCTGTAGATATAAGGAATACGCCATGCCCCGTAAACAGTaaagcaaattaaaaaccaGTCAGCGAAACATCAAGATATATTCAGGCAAGGCAATATGGAATATCGTAATATTAACATAATAATGAGGCAACATCGTCTACTTCACAGCTTATTTTCTCATCGCCATTTAATTGTTGACGTCATATATCATGTACATTATAGTTAATTACAAACTGAATACATCAGAAATATGCTTAAACGATCATGAAAAAGATGTGAAACCTTTTAAGTGGAAAGAAGGCTAAGTGATATTACGAACAAaagaaactaaatatttgaattttcgatCTCGCCATGCATGCCTTTTAAACGTCTTTTATTAAACAAAATCCTGGTAGCGTCCGCTGTAGTTATGTCAATAACTCAAATTGATTGAAAACagacctcctcctcctcacgaGTATATGTTTATAGTCAATTAGTCATGGCAAGTCACCTTAACTAAAAGCTCATCGCTTTCTAAAGatggaaaacaaaattgatacaaagagggaaattattgaggaaagGGCAATGGGATTATTGTCACGCGTGTGtttcctaatatatatatatatatatatatatatatatatatatatataaatatatatatatatatatatatatatatatatcctatagaCGTTGAGTAACTTTGAAAGCTGCTTTTAGAGCTGTACAACATTCAGAGGCTTTTCCCCTTGACAATTATTAcgcatatttttaaaatgatatttttgtaAGGAAAAGTGCATCATCATACTGAAATTGTGATTATAATGTGCACTGTACATGTGTTCAATGACTTCAGCTTTGTATTTTTCTCAGTTATTAAAGTATTATGATCCTTATACACATTGAGTTGCGTAAaaagataaatttgtaaaaatattatCACATTAAAACGTGGTCCTTCCcagttttgtaaaaataacaaaaagaaaaaaaaaaggaaaagaaaaagaaaagaaacacaagAAGTGTATCTTTTGTTACTGTAAGGAAGCCCTTTAGTGAAATTTCCTTATAAAAAGCCAAAAATTCGTAAACAAATTGGGAAATAAAatttaacatttgaaatttCCGAAAAATAAACACCAAATTGTGagtaaatattcaaaatacaaGATAATAAAAAATTCTGAGATAATTAAGTGGAGATCTATATATCAGAGTTGAAATTTCCAACATCCCATTTAGGCAACCGTAATATCTAACAAAACCAAATTCTTCTTGGGGAATACTCCCAACCCCCACGGGTGTTCCGTTATTCTTCTTGGGGAATACTCCCAACCCCCACGGGTGTTCCGTTATACCTTACTGCCTCCTGATTGTTTCCTGTGCCACTGCCCTAGCACAGCATTGGACTGGCATTGGAAAGACCAAAATAAGATTTAAAATACGAAGGTATAGGCTTTTACCAGTGCGGTTGTCACaataattaaacagtttttatgAACGAAACTTTTCAAAACCAATTTATGTGTCATAGGTACGGAAAGTTCATGCTTCAATCTGTTAAGAAATTGAGAATAAATTGAATATCTGAATCAGTCGCGTCGTCAAACATTTGGAAGTGGAATTGGGTAGGGGAGAAAAATTAGGGCAACAATATGGGAGACATGTACGGTACTTATACTTCATGTACGGTACTTGTCCATATTTTTTTGACCTTCTTCTCTCCCCTTGAGGACGATTTATTAGTTTGTTTGGAAGAACCCTTTGTGTTGCTCAATGTTGGTATCAATTTATAGGAAGTTTGTGAGCAATATGGCGATGTTCAGATGGTGCTGAAGGTCTCCTAGAAGACTCCCAGAGTCCCAGAGCAAAACACCTCGCATTGATGTTTTTTGATGTCATATCGAAAAAGATGTTCTTCTGTTGTTTTActtattatgattattgatTAATATCAACTGTAATACGAGTTTGACACCTTAGGTCTGTGGTGATGTCACGTAtatccttttggcgttccatagaatATATCACGTTCTTGCCTTCTTGTTGGCAGCTATCTTCCGGTCAACAAAAATATGGCGGCCTCCGATGAACAGCAACGTACTAATCCATTTGGAGATGTTTCGTTATTTCAGCAGTTCGACGAAACGAACATCCATTCAAAATTAGATAATCGTGCTAAAGAACAAGTAATCGATAATGAAAAGTTACTAGCTGACTTGAAGAAAGAGAGTATCCTTTTATTACATGTAGGATAATAGTTAGTCCTAACGTTAGAGTTGGAAACTGAGggattaggcctaggcctatactgctatagcctaggcctaacccccccccccccccccagtttccAACTCGCTTCCGTTACATTAAGTTGTAATGTTAGGCTACATGTAGGCTCATTGGCGCTCCACAAATTAAAGAGCCCAAATGTTTGCCTTACAGTATTGATAAAGGTCTATACGTATAAAAAATATGGCAagtcgcacagtgaaagtttggCCTTTAATATGTAATGGCAAAGTTTGGTGACCAgattttaccccccccccccccaaaaaaaaaaaaaaaaagctaaggAAAGAAGAGGTCAAGTCAGCTTAACCAAATTATTCAGCAAATTGACCAGACCTGTTATTAAGGGTcatactaattagcgtcaacaggccgatttcacgacaactcaagacaactcaagacaacaagtttaaaataccatcaaatacaatagATGTAATCAGAGTATATATAGAAACACATTTAAacctgactggaaccagcgtgcatacatatttttcacaggaaaaaaatgtttttgttgtaaAAATCGTCAAGTTTCTCTGTCCGTAGCCAGTgttcggtttcttccggaagaaacctatttcttccggggacgtggaagaaactggaagaaacctgtttcttccaggtttcttccagtttcttccggaagaaactggaagaaaccggtagaaactgtgaaaattggcataAATGCAACACAGCCCACACacatgataaagagacaaatagttTACCATCAATGCAtaccattgaaaccatcaaaatatgatatttttgttttcattataattttgggttgtttttctacaccaaaagatgtttgcttataaatcaCATTTATTGAAGGACTACTTATCATCTCGCGATCCCCCCATCAACCAGAattgcataactggccatactgtatgaatgattaacctggattggcccatgaactgaggatttaatacaatgaacacCAAGAAAATAGCCGAACAATATCTGTTAGATTTAGGCAACAGTTTAATTTCTGCAACTCCCTAAATTACAACTTGTAGTTAACAGGAGGACTTGTCATCCCAAcagcaaaaagaacaaacatccaCAATTAAAGGCAtggaagactcgccccaaagggccctctgaaaaagttaactttcggttgcttgcaagtgacgttttgttcgtgtcgctacaaaatgcagacagtacagtaatgaaacgtgatacctttttatttttagctggacctgagatgtccatcgctgcattgtttgtatacactgtgctgtgggtattgaccgcagctgcatgtactgactatactagtgTGTAATTactgatggtagcaagctgtgtgtgtattttctgcgatcgatggtggtgtctaacacttctgttacacctcattcgaaactaggtcagattaccggcatcagacgttttttttgggcgagtcttcacaccctttaaacacaGCTGGCCACAAGCCAGCCCTCATTTCACACTACAACTTCCAGTCGAATCTGTAACCCTCATGTCTTGAGTTCAATCTCCACAAAATATGGCCATAGTGGTCAATGTAATCGTACAGTAGTAATGAGTGTGCATtttagtaggcctactgtacactagtttccagggaacacttgcccctccactcagaaactagtttttaactaagaactgggctataatcaggaccattctggtctgcaaaatattgcttgCCCATAGTTGTTCCCTGAATTGTCCGATgctagtagcctagtactatattgtgtacagtatatgccggaagcaggtcatgtgctccaaacctagatatagactacctagatgacactatagtgcttcttgtccatttattacatagttagaaatcattgcaggttgttatgaaactttatcaacagtttttccccaaaaaatgagtttcttccattttgtccagaagaaactggaagaaacctatttcttccgagtgGAAAAAACCGTGGTTTATTCCGCGGTTTTTCCACccccggaagaaacctgcgaaccctGTCCGTAGCATTGGtcgacgtgatgctattgcgcttgcgcaatgacatTGGGCCGCACCATTACACTACAGATATGTGCAATTTTTAAGTCGAGAATGGTGCTCAAACACTTGTGTCAATGTCTTTACAAGACGTCAAAAGTAAAATAAGCAAAGACATGTACAGAATAAAATGCATGGCCAGAATAATGAAACCAGACAAAATAATAGTTAGCAAGACTgtgtaaaaattaataaaaacatatgtAAAGTACAagggaaaaacaataagaaatattcattattttaaaagcaTTCAAAGATATGATGTGGAGTTCATTCATCATACTACTTTGGTGCTTCTTACTACGTCAACCCGCCttaccagagccgtatattctACACCTCTGCACCTTACCAACACTGTACACAAAGGTAGTTCGCAAACCCTAACACAAACAAACCCATATCATAATGGTGCGGTCCAAAGTCTTTGCGCAGGCGCAGTAGCATCACGTTGTCCAATTCTACAGATGGAGAAAGTTGACTATTTTTACGATAAACACATTTTTTCCCATGAAAAACTATGTATATGCACGATACtttcagtcagttttaaacgtgtttccagatacacTTTGATTA
Protein-coding regions in this window:
- the LOC139981148 gene encoding uncharacterized protein; this translates as MNMAKILRKKRKSISVDMNDDLPYFQVLFMGRIETEAKLDRDCTRVIVQHLVEKTRNEPLKPVRITITTRGLWVQEGPKFNPPRRETFVPIHNISYGSADKKYTKVFTFVTNFEDPMETKCKDRDFVPFYCYVFRCETQATTRAMVVYLLRAFKQAYLLWQKDVKKQEVKRRLAEGPRVSGDGDRRESDSNTESVGSSIDNQHTVHSALSTDDEFESMGKENTKLEKLSHYLERWVHQQKPIVQKTVSTDTEGLYELSKQERDASFRVRADRFSRPDILNCDVDIYNEMSDPDVQNVLQGVMKMNIAS